A window of the Novipirellula caenicola genome harbors these coding sequences:
- a CDS encoding PVC-type heme-binding CxxCH protein, whose product MSLLLGICGFVANADETPRVLDPQWRLTQIASEPDLVTPTGCCFDDQGRLLVIECHTHFPPDDYLGPKTDRIYRFDDSDGDGVLDRQRLFYEGGEATMNIANLGDGWFAVCTRSELMKLRDSVNDGIADQRVVLLTHETSANYPHNGLGGLTLGPDGWLYVGQGENFGEPYQLIGSDGSKQVGGGEGGNVFRCRTDGSRVERVATGFWNPFGLCFDSANRLWAAGNDPDSMPPNRLMHIVHGGDYGFQFRFGRAGIHPLQSWNGEFPGTLPMTAGTGEAACAVIQHGSHLWVTSWGDNRIERYSLDPRGASWTSKTEVVVQGDENFRPVAMAIAKDGSIYITDWVDRSYPVHGKGRLWRLSPVNDAVLQTQSLPEITAAETNALPLSESTSMAIETRLNALRNDDPFVRQAAITGLVQQDQLSALDQKMLTDPQHRVGRMLAWRWKELCDPASVPAVKRNTMIAAGLKDDSDAVVLTALRWAAERMCKDQLPAITSLLKQDRLSPPVFSAAMAAIAYLETGAASGRGRDPAIEKRLVEFANDVTRSARLRGLALQRLPPDADSPSDQELGNDIDGNTDRVLSREVVRLLVARGTDGSFDELAKIASNESIDEQTRADAIAGLSPKAASYAGLINRLSLPKQPAVLQVETKRIRNTNVRRDNAARPSRENIDGWMQLVGRSQDVDAGRRVFFRRGCSNCHVHSGRGTNTGPDLTHLAGQMTRPRILESILNPSKEVGPLYVPWTVLTSDGHVLTGLKMDRPGAKNQLRLQGADGNIFEVPRDEIEQLQPSEKSIMPVGLEDSMTLDELADLIAFLSEGELDMTAGN is encoded by the coding sequence ATGAGTCTGCTGCTTGGGATCTGCGGGTTTGTAGCGAACGCCGACGAAACGCCTCGCGTGCTGGATCCCCAATGGCGATTGACGCAGATCGCCTCCGAGCCTGATTTGGTGACCCCCACTGGATGCTGTTTTGACGATCAGGGGCGACTGCTGGTGATCGAATGCCATACTCATTTTCCGCCTGATGATTACCTGGGTCCGAAAACCGATCGCATCTATCGCTTTGACGATAGTGACGGTGACGGCGTGCTCGATCGACAGCGTCTTTTTTACGAAGGAGGCGAGGCAACGATGAACATCGCAAATTTAGGCGATGGCTGGTTTGCCGTTTGTACGCGAAGCGAACTCATGAAACTACGAGACTCGGTCAATGATGGCATCGCCGACCAACGTGTGGTGCTGCTAACGCATGAAACGTCAGCAAACTATCCGCACAATGGGCTTGGTGGGCTGACGCTCGGCCCCGATGGATGGTTGTATGTGGGACAAGGCGAAAATTTTGGCGAACCCTACCAACTCATTGGCAGCGACGGATCCAAACAAGTTGGCGGCGGGGAGGGTGGCAACGTGTTTCGCTGCCGGACCGACGGCAGCCGTGTCGAACGTGTCGCGACCGGATTTTGGAATCCATTTGGATTGTGTTTCGACTCAGCCAATCGGCTGTGGGCCGCTGGGAACGATCCCGACTCGATGCCGCCCAATCGATTGATGCATATCGTGCATGGGGGTGATTACGGTTTTCAGTTTCGCTTTGGACGTGCGGGGATACATCCGCTGCAATCATGGAACGGCGAGTTCCCAGGCACATTGCCGATGACGGCAGGAACCGGCGAAGCGGCCTGTGCGGTGATCCAGCACGGTTCGCATTTGTGGGTCACCAGTTGGGGTGACAATCGCATCGAACGCTATTCGCTCGATCCACGCGGAGCGTCGTGGACAAGCAAAACCGAAGTCGTAGTGCAAGGCGACGAAAACTTTCGCCCGGTGGCGATGGCCATTGCCAAGGACGGTTCGATTTACATTACCGACTGGGTCGATCGCAGTTACCCCGTGCACGGCAAGGGACGACTATGGCGACTGAGCCCTGTGAACGACGCCGTGCTCCAAACGCAGTCGCTGCCGGAAATCACTGCGGCCGAAACCAATGCGTTGCCGTTGTCGGAATCGACATCGATGGCAATTGAAACGCGTTTGAACGCACTGCGAAACGATGATCCGTTCGTCCGCCAAGCGGCGATCACGGGTTTGGTCCAACAGGATCAACTGTCTGCACTTGATCAAAAAATGTTGACCGATCCTCAGCATCGCGTAGGGCGGATGTTGGCTTGGCGATGGAAAGAGCTGTGTGATCCGGCAAGCGTGCCCGCTGTCAAACGCAACACGATGATCGCTGCGGGATTGAAAGACGATTCGGATGCCGTGGTGTTGACGGCGCTACGATGGGCGGCGGAGCGGATGTGCAAAGACCAACTGCCCGCGATTACGTCACTACTAAAACAGGACCGTCTATCGCCCCCCGTGTTCTCAGCCGCGATGGCGGCAATCGCTTATTTAGAGACTGGAGCGGCATCGGGACGGGGGCGTGATCCCGCGATCGAGAAACGGTTGGTTGAATTCGCAAACGACGTCACTCGCTCGGCCCGTCTTCGTGGACTTGCGTTACAGCGACTGCCGCCCGATGCAGACTCGCCGAGCGACCAAGAACTTGGCAACGATATCGATGGCAATACCGATCGCGTGCTCTCGCGTGAAGTCGTTCGATTGTTGGTCGCTCGCGGGACCGATGGTTCGTTTGACGAACTGGCCAAAATTGCATCGAATGAATCGATCGACGAACAGACTCGCGCCGATGCGATCGCAGGATTGTCTCCTAAAGCAGCGAGTTACGCGGGCCTCATCAATCGATTATCGTTGCCGAAACAGCCCGCGGTGTTGCAGGTCGAAACAAAGCGGATTCGCAATACGAACGTCCGCCGTGACAACGCGGCACGTCCGAGTCGAGAGAATATCGACGGGTGGATGCAATTGGTCGGCCGCAGCCAAGACGTGGATGCCGGACGCCGCGTTTTTTTTCGCCGTGGATGCTCGAATTGCCACGTCCACTCTGGACGTGGGACCAACACGGGTCCCGACTTGACTCATTTGGCGGGGCAGATGACTCGACCTCGGATACTCGAATCGATTTTAAATCCGAGTAAAGAAGTGGGGCCGCTGTACGTCCCTTGGACCGTGCTGACCAGCGACGGACATGTCTTGACGGGGCTGAAAATGGATCGCCCCGGTGCTAAGAATCAGTTGCGTTTGCAGGGAGCGGACGGCAATATTTTTGAAGTGCCGCGAGATGAGATCGAGCAGCTGCAACCAAGCGAAAAATCGATCATGCCTGTTGGACTCGAAGACAGCATGACGCTTGACGAATTGGCGGACCTGATTGCCTTTCTAAGCGAAGGGGAACTCGACATGACCGCGGGCAATTGA
- the trxC gene encoding thioredoxin TrxC, giving the protein MNLVCSQCGAVNRVPESKVRDKPVCGKCKTSLLPDYPVDLSAEWFTKFITRTELPVLVDFWAPWCGPCRMMAPAFAAAAELLASETILAKLNTEDAPQISSQFGISGIPTMILFQSGDELSRQSGAVNTQQIVAFARGR; this is encoded by the coding sequence GTGAATCTTGTCTGTTCACAATGTGGCGCGGTGAATCGGGTGCCCGAGTCCAAGGTCCGCGACAAACCGGTATGTGGCAAATGCAAAACCTCGCTACTGCCAGATTATCCCGTGGACCTGTCGGCCGAATGGTTCACAAAGTTCATCACTCGCACGGAGCTGCCGGTACTCGTTGATTTTTGGGCGCCTTGGTGTGGCCCGTGCCGGATGATGGCTCCTGCATTTGCCGCGGCCGCAGAACTGCTGGCGTCCGAGACGATTCTGGCGAAGCTGAATACCGAAGACGCGCCTCAGATTTCGTCACAGTTTGGGATCTCGGGGATTCCGACCATGATTCTGTTCCAATCGGGTGACGAATTGTCGCGGCAATCGGGCGCCGTCAACACACAGCAGATCGTAGCCTTTGCACGTGGCAGATGA
- a CDS encoding phosphatidylinositol-specific phospholipase C/glycerophosphodiester phosphodiesterase family protein — protein sequence MTFLSVATVETRVYSQTNAAPPLALAHAHNDYAHSRPLLDALDHGFTSVEADIYLVGSELWVAHSQDELKPERTLQSLYLNPLQQRVRQNHGSVHATDDPFYLLIDIKSAAEPTYAALAKTLARYPEMISVVRDGELHRNAVTVIVSGNRPFEMMTAETVRYAGIDGRLSDLGSRLPSHLMPLISDNWRKHFRWNGKGTISTEDQQKLDQTIASAHARGRRVRFWATPDTPAMWRVLHGNGVDMINTDDLAGLETFLRQIDRDR from the coding sequence ATGACCTTCTTGTCTGTCGCGACGGTTGAAACCCGCGTGTATAGCCAAACCAATGCGGCCCCACCGCTTGCGCTCGCTCATGCCCACAACGATTATGCGCACTCGCGTCCGTTGCTGGATGCACTGGATCACGGATTTACCAGCGTCGAAGCAGACATCTATCTGGTCGGCAGTGAATTGTGGGTCGCTCATTCCCAGGACGAACTGAAGCCTGAACGAACGCTACAGTCACTGTATCTCAATCCGCTACAACAACGCGTGCGTCAGAACCACGGATCGGTCCACGCCACCGACGATCCGTTTTATCTGCTGATCGATATCAAGAGTGCAGCCGAGCCCACCTACGCAGCGCTCGCAAAAACGCTGGCTCGATATCCCGAGATGATTTCGGTGGTACGAGACGGCGAACTGCATCGCAATGCCGTCACCGTGATCGTTTCCGGCAATCGCCCCTTTGAAATGATGACCGCGGAAACCGTGCGATACGCGGGCATTGACGGTCGACTGAGCGATCTGGGGTCGCGTTTGCCCAGCCATTTAATGCCGCTGATCAGCGACAATTGGCGCAAACACTTTCGCTGGAATGGCAAAGGAACGATCAGCACCGAGGACCAGCAGAAGTTGGATCAGACGATCGCATCTGCACATGCTCGGGGCAGACGCGTTCGTTTTTGGGCGACCCCGGATACCCCGGCGATGTGGCGTGTCCTGCATGGAAACGGTGTCGACATGATCAACACCGACGATCTAGCAGGACTGGAAACGTTTCTTCGCCAAATCGACCGCGACCGCTAG
- a CDS encoding sulfatase-like hydrolase/transferase: MMKKHFSVLSLIVVTALLLMPGRSRADERPNIVFFFADDQTTSTIGCYGNDVIQTPNIDALAARGTRFENAFVSQAICWVSRTTILSGLTGRSFGTSANPDTARADAVESLYSDLLRENGYRTGYFGKWHAKMPAGYRNQDHFDEFEAIGRNPYYKKQADGSLRHETELIVDRGIEFVKNQPKDKPFALNMWFNACHAEDGDRRPGIGHFPWPRAVDGMYEDVQIAPPRLGDPAIFDGQPDFLKTTINRERYFWRWNTDEKYQTNMRAYYRMVSGIDGAIGRFIDALEEAGLADNTIIVYSADNGYYMGNRGFAGKWSHYEEALRVPMIIADPRVPKTQQGKVSDAIALNLDLPATFLDWGNVEVPKRYQGHSLKPIVDSQKPADWRTESFHEHFAVRNRIPAFEGIRNERYKYVRYFDHDNHEFLHDLKNDPNELVNLASDPEHAETLKAMRQRTTDRVAELGGPLDPLKGFTPSTAPHPEASAAVGTRADKDGFVRVFDGKTLRQWSGDSQYWSVQDGALTGVTDGSLKMNRFITWKNSTIRNFDLRVKVKVTAGGNSGLQYRGTSRPDLGLDVVTGYQCDVVADNPNYNGMLYEEKGRRILSHTGEKVIIDSKGQPWVVGKLAGSEAIKDFDTEAWHDYRVLVRGNHHQHWIDGHPTADLIDLDEKGRSLEGVLAVQVHVGPAMKIQYKDFKIKHLPDDLPLLTAEDHPIPSDAYGVKPQGRLPKDWKAPVYGQQ; encoded by the coding sequence ATGATGAAAAAACATTTCTCTGTGCTATCGCTTATCGTCGTTACCGCGCTGCTGCTAATGCCGGGACGATCACGTGCCGACGAGCGTCCCAATATCGTGTTCTTCTTTGCCGATGATCAAACCACCAGCACGATTGGCTGCTACGGCAACGATGTGATTCAAACGCCCAACATTGATGCGTTGGCCGCGCGAGGCACACGATTCGAAAATGCGTTTGTCAGCCAAGCCATTTGCTGGGTCAGCCGCACCACCATCCTGTCGGGATTAACAGGACGCAGTTTCGGTACCTCCGCGAATCCAGACACGGCGCGGGCCGATGCAGTGGAGTCCTTGTACAGCGACCTATTGCGAGAAAACGGATACCGCACCGGCTACTTCGGTAAATGGCACGCCAAGATGCCTGCGGGCTATCGAAACCAAGATCACTTTGACGAGTTCGAAGCGATTGGGCGAAACCCGTACTACAAAAAACAAGCCGATGGCAGTTTGCGTCACGAAACCGAATTGATCGTTGATCGCGGCATCGAGTTTGTCAAGAATCAGCCTAAGGACAAACCGTTCGCGCTGAACATGTGGTTCAACGCTTGCCATGCCGAAGACGGTGATCGTCGCCCTGGGATCGGTCACTTCCCATGGCCTCGTGCGGTCGACGGGATGTACGAAGACGTCCAAATCGCCCCACCACGACTCGGCGATCCCGCGATCTTCGACGGACAACCCGACTTTCTGAAAACCACGATCAATCGCGAACGTTATTTTTGGCGATGGAATACCGACGAAAAATATCAAACCAATATGCGAGCTTACTACCGCATGGTTAGCGGTATCGATGGCGCAATCGGGCGTTTTATCGACGCATTGGAAGAAGCCGGATTGGCTGACAACACGATCATCGTTTACTCGGCCGACAATGGCTACTACATGGGCAACCGTGGGTTTGCAGGCAAGTGGTCGCATTACGAGGAAGCGCTTCGCGTGCCGATGATCATTGCAGACCCGCGAGTTCCAAAAACTCAGCAAGGCAAAGTCAGCGACGCGATCGCGTTAAACTTGGACCTCCCCGCGACATTCTTGGATTGGGGGAACGTCGAAGTTCCCAAGCGTTATCAAGGTCATTCTCTGAAACCGATTGTGGACTCGCAAAAACCAGCCGATTGGCGGACCGAATCGTTTCATGAACACTTCGCCGTTCGCAATCGGATTCCAGCCTTCGAAGGCATCCGCAACGAACGCTACAAATACGTTCGCTATTTTGATCATGACAACCACGAATTCCTGCACGATCTGAAAAACGACCCTAACGAATTGGTCAATTTAGCCTCGGATCCCGAACATGCCGAAACGCTCAAAGCGATGCGTCAACGGACCACCGATCGCGTCGCTGAACTAGGCGGTCCGCTTGATCCGCTAAAAGGTTTCACGCCCTCGACGGCGCCTCATCCCGAGGCTTCGGCGGCGGTTGGTACGCGAGCGGACAAAGACGGCTTCGTCCGAGTGTTTGACGGCAAGACACTGCGTCAGTGGTCGGGCGACTCGCAGTATTGGTCGGTGCAAGACGGTGCGTTGACCGGCGTGACCGATGGCTCGCTCAAGATGAACCGCTTCATCACCTGGAAGAACTCGACGATCCGCAATTTTGATTTGCGAGTCAAAGTCAAAGTCACCGCCGGCGGCAACAGTGGGCTTCAGTATCGCGGCACATCGCGTCCCGATCTCGGATTGGACGTCGTGACCGGTTACCAATGCGATGTCGTCGCCGACAATCCCAATTACAACGGGATGCTTTACGAAGAAAAGGGACGCCGAATCCTTTCCCACACCGGCGAGAAAGTGATCATCGACAGCAAGGGACAACCGTGGGTGGTTGGAAAACTTGCGGGCAGTGAAGCGATCAAGGATTTTGACACCGAAGCTTGGCACGATTACCGCGTCTTGGTTCGCGGCAATCATCATCAACATTGGATCGACGGGCATCCGACCGCCGACCTGATCGATTTGGACGAGAAGGGACGTTCGCTCGAAGGTGTGTTGGCCGTCCAAGTGCACGTCGGGCCCGCGATGAAGATCCAGTACAAAGATTTTAAGATCAAACATCTACCCGACGATCTGCCGCTGCTGACCGCCGAAGATCATCCGATCCCTAGCGACGCCTACGGGGTGAAACCGCAAGGCCGATTGCCCAAAGATTGGAAAGCACCTGTTTACGGGCAGCAGTAA
- a CDS encoding arylsulfatase, producing MIQSLAHTWCPSTGLAGGLPTRRGAASRRGTHFVVAITFAAWTLAMATPQLAAQTGARPNIVFMLSDDMGWAEPGFNGGNAELTPNMDRLANQGVKLTQFYTHSVCAPSRGALMTGRYAFRNWMDWRSEDFGKPSYLAKLGLTLAKNERGEETRRIHALDTKERTVAEVLSDAGYFTAITGKWHCGEWLPEHLPMGQGFDHQYGHYAWGIDYNNYTIPHNAPARYAVYDWHRNQQPIQEQGYTTDLIANEAVRLVSEQAGQSSERTTQPPFFLYVPFNAVHGPIEQVPRYTDKYTPREAALKCLDDAVGRIVDAVDQHGLKQTTLVIFANDNGGLTEEMNRPYRGTKNTTFEGGVRVPCVVRWPGYIHPGSTNDEMIHIVDLLPTFANLAGADPTGPFPIDGIDMTETMIHGKTSPREEIIFEVSGSVRLPTIRSGDFKLMGDMLFNIASDPSETTDVAEQHPDVVARLSARLKQAAAERPPLGEKTMLMDPPLPYVYGMQENKSAPDWLIQAVNEVRKTQPTEWAPGTTPWPQAPQGATIIYTGDGR from the coding sequence ATGATTCAATCACTCGCTCACACGTGGTGTCCGTCAACAGGTTTGGCTGGCGGGCTGCCGACACGCCGCGGTGCTGCATCACGCCGTGGCACGCACTTTGTCGTCGCGATCACGTTCGCGGCATGGACGCTTGCGATGGCAACACCGCAACTGGCTGCGCAAACCGGCGCACGACCCAACATCGTATTCATGCTGTCCGACGACATGGGATGGGCCGAGCCTGGCTTTAATGGCGGCAATGCCGAGCTGACTCCTAACATGGACCGTTTGGCCAACCAAGGTGTAAAGCTGACTCAGTTCTACACGCATTCGGTTTGTGCACCGAGCCGAGGCGCGTTGATGACGGGACGATATGCGTTTCGAAATTGGATGGATTGGCGAAGCGAAGACTTTGGCAAACCAAGCTACCTGGCGAAACTCGGATTGACGCTTGCGAAAAACGAACGCGGCGAAGAGACGCGGCGAATCCATGCACTCGATACCAAAGAGCGGACCGTGGCCGAGGTGTTGTCCGACGCGGGCTACTTTACCGCGATCACAGGCAAGTGGCATTGCGGCGAGTGGCTGCCCGAACACCTGCCGATGGGACAAGGTTTTGATCATCAATACGGTCACTATGCCTGGGGCATCGACTACAACAACTACACCATCCCTCATAATGCTCCGGCTCGCTATGCGGTTTACGATTGGCATCGCAACCAACAACCGATCCAGGAACAAGGGTACACGACCGACTTGATTGCCAACGAAGCGGTACGGTTGGTCTCGGAACAGGCGGGCCAATCGAGTGAACGTACCACCCAACCGCCATTCTTTCTCTACGTGCCGTTTAACGCCGTGCATGGTCCGATCGAACAAGTGCCGCGTTACACCGACAAATACACGCCACGCGAAGCAGCGCTAAAGTGTCTGGATGATGCGGTTGGCCGGATCGTGGACGCCGTGGACCAGCATGGATTGAAACAGACCACGCTGGTGATCTTTGCCAACGACAATGGCGGTTTGACCGAAGAAATGAATCGGCCTTATCGGGGAACCAAGAACACGACTTTTGAAGGAGGCGTGCGAGTGCCCTGCGTTGTGCGATGGCCGGGATACATTCATCCGGGTTCGACCAACGACGAGATGATCCATATCGTTGACTTGTTGCCCACGTTTGCCAATCTCGCCGGCGCCGATCCGACAGGCCCGTTTCCGATCGACGGAATCGATATGACCGAGACGATGATTCATGGCAAAACGAGTCCACGAGAGGAAATCATTTTCGAAGTCAGCGGTAGCGTCCGTTTGCCGACCATTCGCTCGGGCGATTTCAAATTGATGGGGGACATGCTGTTCAACATCGCGAGCGATCCGAGTGAAACGACCGATGTCGCGGAACAGCATCCTGATGTCGTCGCTCGATTGTCGGCGCGTTTAAAGCAGGCTGCAGCGGAGCGACCCCCCTTGGGTGAGAAAACGATGTTGATGGATCCGCCGCTGCCATATGTTTATGGAATGCAAGAAAACAAATCGGCTCCGGATTGGTTGATCCAAGCCGTGAACGAAGTTCGCAAAACTCAACCAACCGAGTGGGCGCCGGGCACAACACCGTGGCCGCAGGCGCCGCAAGGAGCCACGATCATTTACACCGGCGACGGCCGCTAG
- a CDS encoding AarF/ABC1/UbiB kinase family protein — MDLIDVPQFVRNADRFREVVAVLAKHGLADWLSNIPIPWLHRFRGHSDDTELTTEQRIRVALTELGTTFIKLGQVLSTRPDLVGERLADELAQLRANTPADEANIIVAMIESELGDSINHLFAEFEPTAMASASIGQVHGATLHDGQSVVVKVQHPGIERRIVNDLEIMTKLAEIAEQQSARLRQYRPVHTMREFQRTLMKELNFDRELRNMELFRRNFANDPTIRIAKAYPNLSSRRVLTMERFEGISLSEKTRLEASGIDLDEMARRGASVFVEMIFRDGFYHADPHPGNLMLLANQTAGNAEPVEIGILDCGMVGRIDNELREHLELGLIAAVGQDAAKITEVVASVGEVPIGFDEPQLMSAIQELLDEYAHQSLGEFDLSGFLHEIVEIIREHRIYLPAKVAMLLKVLVMLEGTAHQLSPTFCLAELIEPYGKKAMLRRYSPKKVYARIKSNVDDWEHFISVLPKDAADILHNFKRGKFDVHLQHRRLEPIVNRLVLGILTAALFMGSASLCSSLVPPLLFGISVPGLIGCAVAVVMGYGITRSIRRSHRIGEDD, encoded by the coding sequence ATGGATTTAATCGACGTCCCCCAATTTGTTCGCAATGCCGACCGATTCCGCGAAGTCGTCGCGGTGCTTGCCAAGCACGGGTTGGCAGATTGGTTGTCGAATATTCCGATTCCCTGGCTCCACCGTTTCCGAGGCCACAGCGACGACACCGAACTGACGACCGAACAGCGAATTCGCGTCGCCTTGACCGAGCTAGGAACCACCTTTATCAAGCTCGGGCAAGTCCTCAGCACACGCCCTGACTTGGTTGGCGAACGGCTGGCCGATGAACTCGCTCAGCTCCGTGCGAATACTCCCGCCGACGAAGCCAACATCATTGTGGCGATGATCGAATCCGAACTAGGCGACTCGATTAATCACTTGTTTGCCGAGTTTGAACCGACGGCGATGGCGTCCGCGTCGATCGGCCAAGTTCATGGTGCGACACTGCACGACGGCCAATCGGTCGTCGTCAAGGTACAACATCCGGGTATTGAACGACGCATCGTCAACGACTTGGAAATCATGACCAAGCTTGCGGAGATCGCCGAACAACAATCGGCGCGGCTGCGTCAATATCGCCCGGTGCATACGATGCGTGAGTTCCAACGAACCTTGATGAAGGAGTTGAACTTTGATCGTGAACTGCGAAACATGGAACTCTTCCGACGCAACTTTGCCAACGATCCCACCATTCGTATCGCAAAAGCGTACCCCAACCTCAGCTCTCGACGCGTGCTGACGATGGAGCGTTTCGAGGGGATCAGTCTTTCGGAAAAAACACGACTCGAAGCATCGGGAATCGATTTGGACGAGATGGCTCGCCGCGGTGCAAGTGTGTTTGTGGAGATGATTTTCCGAGACGGTTTCTATCACGCGGATCCGCATCCTGGAAACCTGATGTTACTGGCGAACCAAACTGCCGGAAACGCCGAGCCTGTTGAAATAGGCATCCTCGATTGTGGCATGGTGGGACGCATCGACAATGAACTGCGAGAACACCTTGAGTTAGGGTTAATCGCCGCCGTGGGACAAGACGCAGCCAAGATCACCGAAGTGGTTGCGAGTGTTGGCGAAGTCCCGATTGGGTTCGATGAACCTCAGTTGATGTCGGCGATCCAAGAATTGTTGGACGAGTACGCGCATCAATCGCTTGGTGAGTTCGATTTAAGTGGCTTTTTGCACGAAATCGTTGAGATCATTCGCGAACACCGAATCTATTTGCCCGCCAAAGTCGCAATGCTGCTCAAAGTGCTGGTGATGCTCGAAGGCACGGCTCATCAGCTAAGCCCCACCTTTTGTTTGGCTGAATTGATCGAGCCCTATGGCAAGAAAGCGATGCTACGACGTTACTCGCCGAAAAAAGTCTACGCTCGGATTAAATCCAACGTCGACGATTGGGAACACTTCATCAGCGTGTTACCTAAAGATGCGGCTGATATCTTGCACAACTTCAAACGTGGCAAGTTTGACGTTCACTTGCAACACCGACGGCTCGAACCTATCGTCAACCGATTGGTGCTGGGGATTTTAACCGCCGCACTGTTCATGGGTTCCGCCTCGTTGTGCAGTAGCCTGGTACCGCCGCTGCTCTTTGGCATCTCCGTTCCGGGATTGATCGGATGCGCAGTCGCGGTGGTCATGGGGTACGGCATCACCCGTTCGATCCGTCGTTCGCACCGCATCGGCGAAGACGATTGA
- a CDS encoding NAD-dependent epimerase/dehydratase family protein — MTHALVTGASGFIGAHLVRDLTRRGYEVSCLVREHSDRSRLAPYSPHFVIGDVTDPTSIASALDGIDEVYHLAGITKCLHTRNYTRINEQGVANVSKCCAERDQPPVLVVVSSLAAAGPSSESRPRTESDTPNPVSNYGRSKLAGERAAMQFATKVPTTIVRPPIVLGPGDRDGLEMFKTVAKFGFHLAPGFHDDRVSVIHVEDLSKALMLAASQGQRISTNPDDSTGIYFAADSENPTYAELGRMIGRTLGRYRAWVIRSPKPAVWCIAAFNELVSQIVRHPNILNLDKAREATAGSWTCSSEALNRDTGFVPDQPLYQRLAQTTQWYVEQGWFEAPRQMQPLLKERHPTVS; from the coding sequence ATGACTCATGCTTTGGTGACGGGAGCGTCTGGGTTCATTGGTGCACACTTGGTTCGCGACTTGACGCGACGGGGGTATGAAGTTTCTTGCTTGGTCCGCGAGCACTCTGACCGTAGCCGACTCGCCCCCTATTCGCCCCATTTTGTGATCGGCGATGTCACCGACCCTACATCCATTGCCTCCGCGCTAGATGGCATTGACGAGGTCTATCACCTCGCGGGGATTACCAAATGTTTACATACTCGCAACTACACCCGGATCAACGAACAAGGTGTTGCGAATGTGTCAAAGTGCTGTGCGGAACGTGACCAGCCCCCGGTGTTGGTGGTCGTCTCGTCGCTTGCCGCAGCGGGCCCGTCGTCGGAATCCAGACCTCGCACCGAATCCGACACTCCGAACCCCGTATCAAATTATGGACGTAGTAAATTAGCCGGGGAACGCGCGGCGATGCAGTTTGCGACGAAGGTCCCCACCACCATTGTGCGGCCTCCCATCGTTTTGGGCCCCGGAGACCGTGACGGGTTAGAGATGTTCAAAACCGTTGCGAAGTTCGGCTTCCACCTCGCACCAGGTTTTCATGACGACCGGGTTTCGGTGATCCACGTCGAGGACCTCAGCAAAGCGTTGATGTTGGCCGCCAGCCAAGGCCAGCGGATCTCGACCAATCCCGACGATTCAACCGGAATCTACTTTGCTGCCGACAGCGAGAATCCGACCTATGCCGAACTGGGACGCATGATCGGCCGCACGCTGGGTCGATACCGCGCCTGGGTGATTCGCAGTCCGAAACCGGCGGTGTGGTGCATCGCCGCGTTCAATGAACTTGTCTCTCAAATCGTGCGGCATCCCAACATTCTGAACTTGGACAAAGCACGCGAAGCGACGGCAGGTTCATGGACCTGTTCAAGCGAAGCACTGAATCGCGACACCGGATTTGTGCCGGATCAACCGCTGTACCAACGTCTTGCCCAAACGACTCAGTGGTACGTCGAGCAAGGCTGGTTCGAAGCGCCACGGCAAATGCAGCCGTTGTTAAAAGAACGTCACCCGACGGTTTCCTAA